In bacterium, the DNA window ATGAAGAACAGGCGGCGGATACGGTGCTGAACCTCAGATATGACAGGGGATTGGATTTCAGCAAGCAATACCCCGGAAATATAAAGAAGGTAACAAGGGCGGATATAGAAAAGTGCATAGACAGGTATTTTAACAAAGGGCCTATTACGGTTGTAACCAGCCCTCTGGCAATAGAGTTTTAACGGGAGAATATCCAATGGATTCCAATCAGGGACAGAAGAAGGAAATACAGTTTATCGGGTTTATATCCATATTCGGCAATTCTGCCATGCAGGCTATGGGAAAGACGGCAAATCCGTTTAACGGCAAAATCGAAAAGAACATGGAAACGGCAAAGGCTTCTATAGACCTTCTCGAGCTTCTGGAGGAGAAAACAAAAGGGAATCTTACGCAAAATGAACAGAAAGCGCTTGAATCTCTTCTTACGAACCTCAGGCTGAATTATGCCGATGAGATGAAAAAACCCGAAAAGAAGGAAGAAAACCCGGAACAGGAAAAGAAATGAATTGGGAAATTGAAAAACGGCACAAGCAGTGCGACAACTGCTCCTGTATATTTGTAACCGGTGATGTCTGCCACACGGCATTTGACTATTCTGACGATGAGGAAACCGGCACAAGACAGGATCTATGCGATAAATGCTGGTCTGATGTCAGATCCGGAGATCAAAATCAGGGACATAAAAAAATTTACTGGCAGGGGATTGTAAGGATAAAACCTCCCGGGGAAAAACCTGAGGTTATAAAAAAGAATTCCGCGGAAGATATGCTAAGGAATATAGTGCACTCCAATGACCCGGCAAAAATAAATGTAAGTTATATACTTGGGCTGATGCTTGAAAGGAAGAAGGTCTTTATCGTTATTGATAATATTATCGAGAAAGAAACAGGCCGGAAGCTTATTGTATACGAGAATTCAAAATCCGGCGAAAATTTTATAATAACGGATCCCGGGATAACCCCGGATAAGGTCGGCGAAGTCCAGAAACATGTTATTGAACTGCTTGACGGGTCCGCAGATAATGAACCTGCCGCGCAAAATGCCGAAAAAGAATTTTAGCCGCCGCTTACCAGTACCCGAACTT includes these proteins:
- a CDS encoding DUF1844 domain-containing protein codes for the protein MDSNQGQKKEIQFIGFISIFGNSAMQAMGKTANPFNGKIEKNMETAKASIDLLELLEEKTKGNLTQNEQKALESLLTNLRLNYADEMKKPEKKEENPEQEKK